From the genome of Pseudophryne corroboree isolate aPseCor3 chromosome 9, aPseCor3.hap2, whole genome shotgun sequence:
ATGGTTTATAAAACAGaagcatactgtgttgtattatttgggcaaatataaaatatataaacactatacctgaaatattctgctacaattcttgccctcacttggctccccctccgtgtcacactccccccaccgaagcgtggcacaacccctggctcctcatcaggcaattcctctgcctgaggaagctctacactactccttaccgcgatattatggagtattgcgcacaggaccactattttacttgccatctccggcgaatacatgatgtcgccaccagtgcggtggagaacacgaaaccgccctttcaggacaccaattgtgcgctccaccagctgcctagtggcagtaagcgcggagttaaatgccatctgtggtcctggcctgggattacggtaaggagtcatgagccagggggtgcaaggatatccacggtctcctgttg
Proteins encoded in this window:
- the LOC134958562 gene encoding putative nuclease HARBI1 — translated: MVVCGPSLQILSLNAKFTGSSHDAYVIRQSGIWQRLRSSQRPDMWLLGDRGYPCTPWLMTPYRNPRPGPQMAFNSALTATRQLVERTIGVLKGRFRVLHRTGGDIMYSPEMASKIVVLCAILHNIAVRSSVELPQAEELPDEEPGVVPRFGGGSVTRRGSQVRARIVAEYFS